From Actinosynnema mirum DSM 43827, a single genomic window includes:
- a CDS encoding catalase: protein MTFEDSDNTDPLTTAAGAPVADNRNSLTAGPRGPMLLQDLWFLEKLAHFDREVIPERRMHAKGSGAFGKFTVTGDITRYTKAALFAQVGNECGTFVRFSTVAGERGAADAERDIRGFAVRFYTAQGNWDVVGNNTPVFFIRDPLKFPDLNRAVKRDPRTNMRNPENNWGFWTRLPEALLQITITMSDRGIPRSYRHMHGFGSHAFSMVNAAGERHWVKFHFRTRQGIENLTDAQAGELIGRDRESHHRDLYEAIERGDNPRWTLSVQVMPERDAESYRFHPFDLTKVWSKKDYPLIEVGELELNRNPENYFADVEQAAFSPANVVPGISLSPDKMLQGRLFSYGDTARYRLGVNHHQIPVNQPRAATVVNSYHRDGSMRVDGNQGGLPGVEPNSYGRWAEQPEHAEPPLAVGAVADRHDFRADDDNYFEQPGELFRLMSAEQRVVLAENTARAIKGALRETVERHVSHCAEADPEYGELVRRACEAVGAL from the coding sequence ATGACGTTCGAGGACAGCGACAACACCGACCCGTTGACCACGGCGGCGGGCGCGCCGGTCGCGGACAACCGGAACAGCCTCACCGCCGGTCCGCGCGGTCCGATGCTGCTGCAGGACCTGTGGTTCCTGGAGAAGCTGGCCCACTTCGACCGCGAGGTCATCCCCGAGCGGCGGATGCACGCCAAGGGGTCCGGCGCGTTCGGGAAGTTCACCGTGACCGGCGACATCACCCGGTACACCAAGGCCGCGCTGTTCGCCCAGGTGGGCAACGAGTGCGGCACGTTCGTGCGGTTCTCCACCGTCGCGGGCGAGCGCGGCGCGGCCGACGCCGAGCGCGACATCCGGGGGTTCGCCGTGCGCTTCTACACCGCGCAGGGCAACTGGGACGTGGTCGGCAACAACACGCCGGTGTTCTTCATCCGCGACCCGCTGAAGTTCCCCGACCTCAACCGCGCGGTCAAGCGCGACCCGAGGACGAACATGCGCAACCCGGAGAACAACTGGGGGTTCTGGACCCGGCTGCCGGAGGCGCTGCTCCAGATCACGATCACCATGAGCGACCGGGGCATCCCGCGCTCCTACCGGCACATGCACGGGTTCGGGTCGCACGCGTTCAGCATGGTGAACGCAGCGGGGGAGCGGCACTGGGTGAAGTTCCACTTCCGCACCCGGCAGGGGATCGAGAACCTGACCGACGCGCAGGCGGGCGAGCTGATCGGCCGCGACCGCGAGTCGCACCACCGGGACCTGTACGAGGCGATCGAGCGCGGCGACAATCCCCGGTGGACGTTGAGCGTCCAGGTCATGCCCGAGCGGGACGCCGAGAGCTACCGGTTCCACCCGTTCGACCTGACGAAGGTGTGGAGCAAGAAGGACTACCCGCTGATCGAGGTCGGCGAGCTGGAGCTCAACCGCAACCCGGAGAACTACTTCGCGGACGTCGAGCAGGCCGCGTTCAGCCCGGCCAACGTCGTGCCGGGGATCTCGCTGAGCCCGGACAAGATGTTGCAGGGCAGGCTCTTCTCGTACGGCGACACCGCGCGCTACCGGCTCGGCGTGAACCACCACCAGATCCCGGTGAACCAGCCGCGCGCGGCGACGGTGGTCAACAGCTACCACCGCGACGGGTCGATGCGGGTGGACGGCAACCAGGGCGGGCTGCCCGGCGTGGAGCCCAACAGCTACGGGCGCTGGGCCGAGCAGCCCGAGCACGCCGAGCCGCCGCTGGCCGTGGGGGCGGTCGCGGACCGGCACGACTTCCGGGCCGACGACGACAACTACTTCGAGCAGCCGGGTGAGCTGTTCCGGTTGATGAGCGCGGAGCAGCGGGTGGTGCTGGCGGAGAACACCGCGCGGGCGATCAAGGGGGCGCTGCGGGAGACCGTGGAGCGGCACGTCTCCCACTGCGCCGAGGCCGATCCCGAGTACGGGGAGCTGGTGCGGCGGGCCTGCGAGGCGGTCGGCGCGCTGTGA
- a CDS encoding type 1 glutamine amidotransferase produces the protein MRAAVIQHVAFEGPALVESALVRAGFVVRVVRVDLGAALPDVADLDVLVVLGGPMGAFDDLTHPRLADERELIRRCVRAGVPVLGVCLGAQLLAGALGAAVSRDGRAEVGVGEVVLTAGGLADPVLGPSRPALPVVHWHHDTFALPEGAALLATSEQYRHQAFRVGASYGFQFHVELDADALATIAPHLPPDLAVTAEQARAVADEGARVLDRWVGHVLHEAAR, from the coding sequence ATGCGGGCGGCGGTGATCCAGCACGTGGCCTTCGAGGGACCGGCTCTGGTCGAGTCGGCGCTGGTCAGGGCCGGGTTCGTGGTGCGGGTGGTCCGGGTGGACCTGGGAGCGGCGCTCCCGGACGTGGCCGACCTCGACGTCCTCGTCGTGCTCGGCGGGCCGATGGGGGCCTTCGACGACCTCACCCACCCGCGCCTGGCGGACGAGCGCGAGCTGATCCGCCGGTGCGTCCGGGCCGGGGTTCCGGTGCTGGGGGTCTGCCTGGGGGCGCAACTGCTCGCGGGGGCGCTGGGGGCGGCGGTGTCGCGGGACGGGCGGGCCGAGGTCGGCGTGGGCGAGGTCGTGCTCACGGCGGGCGGGCTGGCCGACCCGGTGCTCGGACCGTCCCGCCCGGCGCTCCCGGTCGTGCACTGGCACCACGACACGTTCGCGCTGCCCGAGGGGGCCGCGCTGCTCGCGACGTCGGAGCAGTACCGGCACCAGGCGTTCCGGGTCGGCGCGTCCTACGGGTTCCAGTTCCACGTCGAGCTGGACGCCGACGCGCTCGCCACGATCGCCCCGCACCTGCCGCCGGACCTCGCCGTCACCGCCGAGCAGGCGCGCGCGGTCGCCGACGAGGGCGCGCGGGTGCTCGACCGGTGGGTCGGGCACGTGCTGCACGAGGCCGCCCGGTGA
- a CDS encoding MOSC domain-containing protein, translating to MSAARVLAVSTGAARALPWRRREVRTGIRKSQVTGPVAVTAQGLAGDEQADLKHHGGPDKAVLLYPSEHYAAWAPELGGLVAPAFGENLTTAGLVESEVLLGAVYRVGTAVLQVTQPRRPCYKLAVHHGVPDLAVTTQRTGRTGFYCRVLTPGRLQAGDPLVPLDRPDHGVTAAEAHRVLNVDRADRDGCLRLLAHPGALPAQWVDLLRDRLSGRLDDQSRRLDGPTPA from the coding sequence GTGAGCGCCGCGCGGGTGCTGGCGGTGTCCACCGGGGCGGCGCGGGCGCTGCCGTGGCGCAGGCGCGAGGTGCGCACCGGAATCCGGAAGTCCCAGGTCACCGGCCCGGTGGCGGTCACGGCGCAAGGGCTGGCCGGTGACGAGCAGGCCGACCTGAAGCACCACGGCGGCCCCGACAAGGCCGTGCTGCTCTACCCGTCCGAGCACTACGCGGCCTGGGCGCCGGAGCTGGGCGGCCTGGTCGCGCCCGCGTTCGGCGAGAACCTGACCACCGCCGGGCTCGTGGAGTCCGAGGTGCTGCTGGGCGCGGTGTACCGGGTCGGCACGGCCGTGCTCCAGGTGACCCAGCCGCGCCGCCCCTGCTACAAGCTCGCCGTCCACCACGGGGTCCCCGACCTCGCGGTCACCACCCAGCGCACCGGCCGCACCGGCTTCTACTGCCGCGTGCTCACCCCCGGCCGCCTCCAGGCGGGCGACCCGCTGGTCCCGCTCGACCGCCCCGACCACGGCGTCACCGCCGCCGAGGCGCACCGGGTGCTCAACGTCGACCGCGCCGACCGGGACGGCTGCCTGCGCCTGCTCGCGCACCCCGGGGCACTGCCCGCGCAGTGGGTCGACCTGCTGCGCGACCGCCTGTCCGGCCGGTTGGACGACCAGTCCCGCCGCCTGGACGGCCCCACTCCCGCGTGA
- a CDS encoding carboxymuconolactone decarboxylase family protein codes for MSRVKLIDAQTATGEAKPLLDQVTGAFGVTPAMFKAVANSPAALKMMWAGFGALGEGKLGARLGEQIAVLVADRNACEYCLAAHTALGRKAGVSSEDMRQAQAGHSHDPRTRAALEFSEKLVRERAQVTDADVDALRAVGFDDEAIVELIAHVALNLFTNYVNVALGVPVDFPKVVLRKAV; via the coding sequence ATGTCCCGTGTGAAGCTGATCGACGCCCAGACCGCGACCGGCGAGGCCAAGCCGCTGCTGGACCAGGTGACCGGCGCGTTCGGCGTGACGCCCGCGATGTTCAAGGCCGTCGCGAACTCCCCCGCCGCGCTGAAGATGATGTGGGCCGGTTTCGGCGCCCTCGGCGAGGGCAAGCTCGGCGCGCGGCTGGGCGAGCAGATCGCCGTCCTGGTCGCCGACCGCAACGCCTGCGAGTACTGCCTGGCCGCGCACACCGCGCTCGGCCGCAAGGCCGGGGTGTCCTCCGAGGACATGCGCCAGGCCCAGGCCGGGCACTCGCACGACCCGCGCACCAGGGCGGCGCTGGAGTTCAGCGAGAAGCTGGTGCGCGAGCGCGCCCAGGTCACCGACGCGGACGTGGACGCGCTGCGGGCGGTGGGCTTCGACGACGAGGCGATCGTGGAGCTGATCGCGCACGTGGCGCTGAACCTGTTCACCAACTACGTCAACGTCGCCCTGGGCGTGCCGGTGGACTTCCCGAAGGTCGTGCTGCGCAAGGCGGTGTGA
- a CDS encoding MarR family winged helix-turn-helix transcriptional regulator has protein sequence MERSGLDRRLADAVERVGHGLRALSQRTAREHGLTPLQQQVVLALTAQPEVRREVSALAAEFDVTKATTSDAVSALERKGLITRTPGQDGRRRLLALTAEGAEVARALEPWDEPLLRALDGVPEADRATTLHTLLRVIAGLQRSGVVSVARTCVSCRFFRRDAHPDPVAPHHCGLLDAPLPLAELRVDCLEHEPATT, from the coding sequence GTGGAGCGGAGCGGCCTGGACCGGAGGTTGGCGGACGCGGTCGAGCGGGTGGGCCACGGCCTGCGCGCGCTGTCCCAGCGCACCGCCCGCGAGCACGGCCTCACCCCGCTCCAGCAGCAGGTGGTGCTGGCGCTCACCGCGCAGCCCGAGGTCAGGCGCGAGGTGAGCGCGCTGGCGGCCGAGTTCGACGTCACCAAGGCGACCACCTCCGACGCGGTCAGCGCGCTGGAGCGCAAGGGCCTGATCACCCGCACGCCCGGCCAGGACGGGCGCAGGCGGCTGCTGGCGCTCACCGCCGAGGGCGCCGAGGTGGCGCGGGCGCTGGAGCCGTGGGACGAGCCGCTGCTGCGCGCGCTGGACGGCGTGCCGGAGGCGGACCGGGCGACCACCCTGCACACGCTGCTGCGGGTGATCGCCGGGTTGCAGCGCAGCGGGGTGGTGAGCGTGGCGCGCACCTGCGTGAGCTGCCGCTTCTTCCGCCGCGACGCCCACCCGGACCCGGTCGCGCCGCACCACTGCGGCCTGCTCGACGCGCCGCTGCCGCTGGCCGAGCTGCGCGTGGACTGCCTGGAGCACGAGCCCGCCACGACGTGA
- a CDS encoding AraC family transcriptional regulator, with protein MDVLADALRVRGARGTLGVRLEAGGAWSTRLDPLPWAALHLVTEGEVWLSAGGPALRVGAGDAVLVPQGLAHGTSGAPGTRPRPCDQRAAEAAQATGRALRLGDGPVDTRMITLRYELGESLFPDDAPLLITAGERPQLAATAALLAAELAEPQFGTTAAVNSIVDLLLVQFARAWLAANPAQRAGSWLGALLDPLVREALTRLHRHPARAWTTANLASAVNVSRATLSRRFPAALGESPGAYLTRLRMDLAAIRLRDTDEPVESVASSVGYGSAKAFSRAFQRSRGCPPSEHRFRARCRGQAPRTGSLGAGIAGTGVERAAS; from the coding sequence ATGGACGTGCTGGCCGATGCCCTGCGGGTGCGCGGGGCCCGAGGGACGCTCGGCGTGCGGTTGGAGGCGGGAGGCGCCTGGAGCACCCGCCTGGACCCGCTGCCCTGGGCCGCGCTGCACCTGGTGACCGAGGGCGAGGTGTGGCTCTCGGCGGGCGGTCCCGCGCTGCGGGTCGGCGCGGGGGACGCGGTGCTCGTGCCGCAGGGCCTCGCGCACGGCACCTCGGGCGCGCCGGGCACCAGGCCGAGGCCGTGCGACCAGCGGGCCGCCGAGGCGGCGCAGGCCACCGGGCGGGCGCTGCGGCTCGGCGACGGGCCGGTCGACACCCGCATGATCACCCTGCGGTACGAGCTGGGCGAGTCGCTGTTCCCCGACGACGCGCCGCTGCTCATCACGGCGGGGGAGCGCCCGCAGCTGGCCGCGACCGCCGCGCTGCTCGCGGCCGAGCTGGCGGAGCCGCAGTTCGGCACGACGGCGGCCGTGAACAGCATCGTGGACCTCCTGCTGGTGCAGTTCGCCCGCGCCTGGCTGGCGGCGAACCCGGCGCAGCGGGCGGGGTCGTGGCTCGGGGCGCTGCTGGACCCGCTGGTCAGGGAGGCGCTCACCCGGCTGCACCGGCACCCGGCGCGGGCGTGGACGACCGCGAACCTGGCGTCGGCGGTCAACGTCTCGCGCGCCACCCTGTCCCGCCGCTTCCCGGCCGCGCTCGGCGAGTCGCCGGGAGCGTACCTGACCCGGTTGCGGATGGACCTGGCGGCGATCCGGTTGCGGGACACCGACGAGCCGGTCGAGTCGGTGGCGTCGTCGGTCGGGTACGGGTCGGCCAAGGCGTTCAGCCGGGCGTTCCAGCGCTCGCGGGGGTGCCCGCCCAGCGAGCACCGGTTCCGGGCGCGCTGCCGGGGCCAGGCGCCGCGCACCGGGTCCCTCGGCGCCGGGATCGCGGGCACCGGGGTCGAGCGTGCTGCGTCCTGA
- a CDS encoding zinc-binding dehydrogenase produces MRALVVDHAGPGPVRFAEVAEPEPAPHEALVGIRHIALNHGELKHSGQWPDGDVHGHDASGVVLRAAADGSGPEAGSRVVLGMAPHAWAERIAVAPKWLAVVPDGVGLADAAAIGVVGSTALRVLRTRSVLGREVLVTGASGGVGRFAVQLAALAGARVSALVGSPERVEGLRELGARRVAVSVSELAGEFDLVVDTVGGPQLVEVWERVAPGGDVQLVGTASGQPAVFGPDALFSIGEPKTVTTFCDVESAVTGELEVLLDLMARGRLSAEVGLRGHWDGVDGAVRALFAREVRGKVVLDVS; encoded by the coding sequence GTGCGCGCACTAGTGGTCGACCACGCCGGTCCCGGTCCCGTCCGGTTCGCGGAGGTCGCCGAGCCCGAGCCCGCCCCGCACGAGGCCCTGGTGGGGATCAGGCACATCGCGCTCAACCACGGCGAGCTCAAGCACTCCGGGCAGTGGCCGGACGGCGACGTGCACGGGCACGACGCGTCGGGCGTGGTGCTGCGCGCCGCCGCCGACGGGTCCGGTCCCGAGGCGGGCAGCCGGGTGGTGCTGGGCATGGCCCCGCACGCCTGGGCGGAGCGGATCGCGGTGGCGCCGAAGTGGTTGGCGGTGGTGCCGGACGGGGTGGGGCTGGCGGACGCGGCGGCGATCGGGGTCGTGGGGAGCACGGCGCTGCGGGTGCTGCGGACCCGGTCGGTGCTGGGGCGGGAGGTGCTCGTCACCGGGGCGAGCGGTGGTGTGGGGCGGTTCGCGGTGCAGCTGGCGGCGTTGGCGGGTGCTCGGGTGAGCGCGCTGGTCGGGTCGCCGGAGCGGGTGGAGGGGCTGCGCGAGCTGGGGGCGCGGCGGGTCGCGGTGTCGGTCTCCGAGCTGGCGGGCGAGTTCGACCTGGTGGTCGACACCGTGGGCGGGCCGCAGCTGGTGGAGGTGTGGGAGCGGGTCGCGCCCGGCGGTGACGTGCAGCTGGTGGGCACGGCGTCCGGTCAGCCCGCGGTGTTCGGGCCGGACGCGCTGTTCTCGATCGGCGAGCCGAAGACGGTGACCACGTTCTGCGACGTGGAATCGGCGGTGACCGGGGAGCTGGAGGTGCTGCTGGACCTGATGGCGCGCGGGCGGCTGTCCGCCGAGGTCGGGTTGCGGGGGCACTGGGACGGGGTCGACGGGGCGGTGCGGGCGCTGTTCGCGCGCGAGGTGCGCGGGAAGGTCGTGCTGGACGTGTCCTGA